One genomic window of Tachypleus tridentatus isolate NWPU-2018 chromosome 12, ASM421037v1, whole genome shotgun sequence includes the following:
- the LOC143235708 gene encoding zinc finger BED domain-containing protein 5-like encodes MKEHEIKRQLCSSICIDEAAPMIGKFSDAVTRMKKENPDIESIHCCLHRHALAIKRMPEDLKQVSGDVITIVNFIKSRLLDARIFTLLCKDMGSLHKKLLLHTEVQCISREKVLVRFYELREEHRVNEKYTHTYAINVRCKARTIDMN; translated from the exons atgaaagaacatGAGATCAAAcggcagctttgctcaagtatttgcatTGATGAGGCTGCACCTATGATTGGAAAGTTTTCAGACGCAGTGACACGCATGAAAAAGGAAAACCCagacatcgagagtatccactgctgtcttcatcgacATGCACTTGCAATaaaacgaatgccagaagacttaaaacAGGTATCAGGTGATGTCATAacaatagttaattttataaaatcaagactgCTCGATGCAAGGATCTTCACTTTACTCTGtaaggatatgggaagtttgcataaaaagTTGTTGCTTCATACTGAAGTTCAATGTATTTCTCGGGAAAAAGTGCTTGTtcggttttacgaactgcgtgaagag caTCGAGTTAatgaaaaatacacacatacatacgcTATAAATGTCCGCTGTAAAGCTAGAACAATAGACATGAATTAA